In Paenibacillus sp. BIC5C1, a genomic segment contains:
- a CDS encoding sensor domain-containing diguanylate cyclase: MDIQLDVAPCGYFSIADSGIIQSINQTLLTLLGYERNELLGRHIESTMSVTNKLFFHTYFYPYIQLYGHVDEMYFSFRTSDQQDVPVLLNGVRQTRNGENVIDCVVVVMRKRIEHEKDILNTKTKLQELYQATHEANKELERLHEEYKVKQQALIKVNDQLETMASTDLLTGLKNRRFFQDKMLESLALFRDTQFVFSLLVVDIDHFKSINDTYGHPIGDLVLGNLAGLLQSVSRSTDVVARYGGEEFVIILADCDREQAVTIAERYRSQVASADWGEYNITVSIGAATVSQEDTDQSLFQKADQALYASKTGGRNRVTHAAEAASNGIKPS; the protein is encoded by the coding sequence ATGGATATTCAATTAGATGTGGCTCCATGTGGCTACTTCTCGATCGCTGATTCGGGAATCATTCAATCCATTAATCAAACCCTGCTGACTTTGCTGGGATATGAACGCAACGAGCTGTTGGGACGACATATCGAGTCCACCATGTCTGTGACCAACAAGCTTTTTTTTCATACGTATTTCTATCCCTACATTCAGTTATATGGACATGTGGATGAGATGTATTTTTCATTTCGGACCAGCGATCAACAGGATGTTCCGGTTCTACTGAACGGGGTTCGCCAGACCCGCAATGGGGAAAACGTAATCGATTGTGTTGTGGTTGTCATGCGCAAGCGAATTGAGCATGAAAAGGATATTTTGAATACCAAAACGAAGCTGCAAGAGTTGTATCAAGCTACCCATGAAGCGAACAAGGAGCTTGAACGACTGCACGAAGAATACAAGGTGAAGCAGCAGGCATTGATTAAAGTAAATGATCAGCTGGAGACAATGGCCTCGACGGATCTGCTTACAGGACTCAAGAACCGCAGATTTTTTCAGGATAAAATGCTGGAAAGTTTGGCTCTCTTCCGGGATACTCAGTTTGTTTTCTCCCTTCTTGTCGTTGATATTGATCACTTCAAGAGTATTAACGATACGTATGGACATCCGATTGGAGATCTGGTTTTGGGTAACCTGGCAGGCCTGCTGCAATCGGTGTCACGAAGCACGGATGTGGTGGCGCGTTATGGCGGAGAAGAATTTGTCATTATTCTTGCGGATTGTGATCGAGAGCAAGCTGTAACTATAGCAGAGAGATACCGTTCACAGGTCGCCTCTGCCGATTGGGGAGAGTATAACATTACAGTGAGTATTGGCGCGGCAACGGTTTCGCAGGAAGATACAGATCAGTCTTTGTTTCAAAAGGCGGATCAGGCGCTCTATGCCTCCAAAACGGGCGGGCGAAATCGGGTGACCCATGCAGCCGAAGCAGCGAGTAATGGTATTAAGCCTTCATAA
- a CDS encoding alpha/beta fold hydrolase, whose amino-acid sequence MAIDVLVRNNVKVLGSGSQTIVFAHGFGCDQDMWRYIVPSFMDNYRVVLFDYVGSGQSQINYYDAEKYSSLRGYAQDVLEIMEALELRDAIFVGHSVSSMIGMLASIEASNYFRHIVMLGPSPRYVNDLPGYYGGFDRRDIDELLEMMQMNFIGWASYLAPIVMQNQERKELTDELEKSFCSRDPHIARQFAEVTFFSDCRDELERASVPTLILQCSDDSIAPVEVGHYLHTHLKNSRLQQMTAKGHYPHLSQPEETSRFIIDYLQSV is encoded by the coding sequence GTGGCGATTGATGTACTTGTACGCAATAACGTGAAGGTGCTCGGTTCTGGCAGTCAAACGATTGTTTTTGCCCATGGTTTTGGATGTGATCAGGATATGTGGCGTTATATCGTTCCGAGCTTCATGGATAATTATCGTGTCGTTTTATTTGATTATGTAGGCTCTGGCCAATCTCAAATTAACTATTATGATGCTGAAAAATATAGCAGTCTGCGAGGATATGCACAGGATGTGCTGGAGATTATGGAAGCGCTCGAATTGAGAGACGCCATATTTGTCGGGCATTCTGTCAGCAGCATGATTGGCATGCTCGCTTCCATCGAAGCATCCAACTATTTTAGACATATTGTTATGCTGGGGCCTTCCCCGCGTTATGTAAACGATCTTCCGGGTTATTACGGCGGTTTTGATCGGCGTGACATTGATGAACTGCTGGAAATGATGCAGATGAACTTCATAGGTTGGGCCAGCTATCTCGCTCCGATTGTTATGCAGAATCAGGAACGGAAAGAGCTGACGGATGAGTTGGAAAAAAGCTTTTGTTCGAGAGATCCGCATATTGCCAGACAATTTGCGGAAGTGACGTTTTTCTCGGATTGTAGGGATGAATTGGAGCGCGCCTCGGTACCTACGCTCATTCTTCAATGCTCAGATGACAGCATTGCGCCTGTTGAAGTGGGGCATTACTTGCATACACATCTGAAGAACAGCAGACTTCAACAGATGACGGCCAAGGGACATTATCCACATTTGAGTCAGCCTGAAGAGACAAGCCGCTTCATTATAGACTATTTGCAGAGCGTGTAA
- a CDS encoding MFS transporter produces MNTLTDNHLPQKLWGRSFIFIMLANAFLFMAFEMLLPTLPLFVSSLGGEASQIGLVTGIFMFSAILVRPFTAVLATRMDKKYLLIIGIAICALSTGAYYLSSGIWIILVLRVIHGFGFGLATTFFATIATENMPKERRGEGMGYFGVGETVAISIGPLVGTSLLFRYNYQSLFVGGMCILLLALLMAVFVSRKPKPVQGNQRTELPVATVKLIEKKVLFPSLLIMLVGIAAGSIMSFVALFASERGFENVAWFFFIVAIASFAVRLFSGKMFDRLGPGSVLLPSAGFAIAGLFMLTVAQNEVHFLLAGALYGFGFGAIFPAIQTWCVNLVDEHEHENAMASFFNFFDLGIGGGSLVLGIMASAFSYTMVYHIAIGVFVVYLLLFLVYSRRQRMRDQANQLEVNLE; encoded by the coding sequence ATGAACACTCTGACCGATAACCATTTGCCTCAGAAATTGTGGGGAAGATCCTTTATTTTTATTATGCTGGCTAATGCATTTTTGTTTATGGCTTTTGAAATGCTGCTTCCCACTCTGCCTTTATTCGTTTCATCCCTAGGAGGAGAAGCTTCCCAAATCGGACTTGTCACAGGTATTTTTATGTTCTCTGCCATCCTGGTAAGGCCATTTACAGCAGTATTGGCCACAAGAATGGACAAAAAATATCTTCTGATTATCGGCATAGCAATCTGTGCTTTAAGCACTGGAGCATACTACCTCTCGTCAGGTATATGGATAATTCTTGTGTTACGAGTCATTCACGGTTTTGGCTTTGGTTTGGCGACAACATTTTTCGCAACGATAGCTACGGAGAACATGCCGAAAGAACGACGCGGGGAAGGCATGGGATATTTCGGAGTGGGTGAGACCGTAGCTATATCCATTGGACCACTGGTTGGAACCAGCCTGTTGTTCAGATACAATTATCAAAGTCTTTTTGTGGGAGGGATGTGCATATTGCTGTTAGCCCTTCTGATGGCGGTATTTGTATCCCGAAAACCAAAGCCGGTCCAAGGCAATCAAAGAACGGAGCTCCCCGTTGCTACAGTCAAGCTAATCGAGAAAAAAGTATTATTTCCTTCCCTCCTGATCATGTTGGTAGGTATAGCTGCTGGTTCCATCATGTCATTTGTGGCTTTGTTTGCCTCAGAACGCGGTTTTGAGAATGTAGCCTGGTTTTTCTTTATCGTGGCGATAGCCAGCTTTGCAGTTCGATTATTCTCTGGGAAAATGTTTGATCGGTTAGGGCCAGGCTCGGTATTGCTGCCATCAGCCGGATTTGCAATCGCTGGACTGTTTATGCTAACAGTAGCCCAGAATGAAGTACATTTCCTGCTCGCCGGGGCGCTGTACGGTTTTGGTTTTGGTGCCATTTTCCCAGCCATTCAGACCTGGTGTGTAAATCTCGTCGATGAACATGAACACGAGAATGCCATGGCCTCCTTCTTCAACTTCTTCGATCTTGGTATTGGCGGCGGGTCGCTAGTGCTTGGTATCATGGCTTCTGCTTTTTCCTATACAATGGTGTATCATATTGCCATAGGTGTCTTTGTGGTATATCTATTATTATTTTTGGTATACTCACGGAGACAGCGGATGAGAGATCAAGCCAACCAACTGGAGGTAAACCTTGAGTAA
- a CDS encoding TetR/AcrR family transcriptional regulator, which yields MSKRRIKEIAIQHFNRHGYEGTKMAQIAEETGIRKQSLAYHFPTKKALLIEIYEEVVQEEQQFVKQFFQKETAQPLEQQLHAFLIEHKNRFLTNPNVAFMYILSFITPLEVHDFVLAQYRSYLGTLKEELAEVFARHPDIRLSPEEATLAFVTLMDGLDVQLVYETRQSYEQALAITWNVFWSGIQQR from the coding sequence TTGAGTAAAAGAAGAATTAAAGAAATCGCCATCCAACATTTCAACCGCCACGGTTATGAAGGGACCAAAATGGCCCAGATTGCCGAAGAAACAGGCATTCGCAAGCAATCGCTTGCTTATCATTTTCCAACAAAAAAGGCTCTGCTGATCGAAATATATGAGGAAGTAGTTCAGGAGGAACAACAATTCGTAAAACAGTTCTTTCAAAAAGAGACTGCACAACCTTTGGAGCAGCAACTGCATGCCTTTTTAATTGAACACAAAAATCGGTTCCTGACCAACCCGAATGTGGCCTTTATGTATATATTGTCTTTTATTACTCCACTAGAGGTCCATGATTTTGTGCTGGCTCAGTACCGTTCATATCTGGGCACATTGAAGGAAGAGCTTGCAGAAGTTTTCGCGAGACATCCAGATATCCGTTTAAGTCCAGAAGAAGCAACTTTAGCCTTCGTAACGCTTATGGATGGTCTTGATGTGCAGCTTGTGTATGAGACAAGACAATCCTACGAGCAGGCTTTGGCGATCACCTGGAATGTTTTCTGGTCAGGTATCCAGCAGCGCTGA
- a CDS encoding nucleoside hydrolase-like domain-containing protein: MSTRKWLNVLAAGCLSVILIVSGCASKTPQSATETPNKTAEQEQNEPTETSNQSATKARTVITTDGEVDDMNSVIRFLLYSNEMDLAGIVLTSSVYHYAGDEEAGIKPFRWTGTQWVYDMIDAYGEIYPNLSQHAEGYPEPEQLRKMTKIGNITDKGEMVKETEGSEFLQTLFLDDDSRDLIVQTWGGTNTTARALKSIEEQYKDTAEWETIRKKVSDKLVLYIILDQDDSYNDYIAKNWPDIRILNDQSNFWHFAYAWKFHTEEVNSKLHGDWMIKNILDGHGKLLDMYASMGDGKMIEGELDEEQRGSAEYLKKNPQYDKYDFISEGDSPSFFYLIDNGLRSMEDPSYGGWGGRFGVVNDKLFRNNVLDYDPYTKRYEAEYSLMRWFDDIQNDFAARADWAVTDTYEGANHNPSLTIKEGLDLSVSPGEKVTLHAEGQDPDGDQLTYKWWRYFEADTYKDSNVQEEKVQPEMAGDLQLGLHRELAKGEKLDTIQLEDSDTNAVTFTVPDDAKSGDTIHIVAEVQDDGEHQLKHYQRVILTVK; encoded by the coding sequence ATGAGTACTAGAAAATGGTTAAATGTTTTGGCCGCTGGCTGCCTCAGTGTGATTCTGATTGTCAGTGGATGCGCATCCAAAACACCGCAATCGGCTACTGAAACACCGAACAAGACAGCAGAACAGGAACAAAATGAACCTACAGAAACTTCAAATCAGTCCGCAACCAAAGCCAGAACGGTGATTACTACCGATGGTGAAGTGGATGATATGAACTCGGTTATTCGTTTTCTATTATACTCCAATGAAATGGATCTTGCGGGCATTGTACTGACCAGTTCAGTGTATCATTATGCAGGGGATGAGGAAGCAGGAATCAAACCTTTCCGCTGGACAGGTACGCAGTGGGTGTATGATATGATTGATGCCTATGGTGAGATTTATCCCAATTTGTCCCAACATGCAGAGGGATATCCGGAGCCGGAACAGCTTCGCAAGATGACCAAAATCGGTAATATCACTGACAAAGGTGAGATGGTGAAAGAAACGGAAGGTTCCGAATTTCTCCAGACGCTTTTCCTCGACGATGATTCCAGAGATCTGATTGTGCAGACCTGGGGCGGTACGAATACAACAGCCAGAGCATTGAAATCGATTGAAGAACAATATAAGGATACGGCGGAGTGGGAAACGATTCGCAAAAAAGTCAGTGATAAACTGGTGTTATACATTATCCTCGATCAGGATGACAGCTATAATGACTATATTGCAAAAAATTGGCCGGACATTCGTATTCTGAACGACCAATCGAACTTCTGGCATTTTGCCTATGCGTGGAAATTCCATACAGAGGAAGTCAACAGTAAGCTGCATGGCGACTGGATGATTAAAAACATTCTGGATGGTCATGGCAAGTTGTTGGATATGTATGCATCCATGGGTGATGGCAAAATGATTGAAGGCGAGCTGGACGAAGAGCAGCGCGGTAGTGCTGAATATCTAAAGAAAAATCCACAATATGATAAATACGATTTTATCTCGGAGGGTGATTCTCCATCCTTCTTCTATCTGATCGACAATGGCCTGCGCAGTATGGAAGACCCTTCTTACGGTGGTTGGGGTGGACGCTTCGGTGTAGTAAATGACAAGCTGTTCAGGAACAACGTTCTTGACTACGATCCGTATACCAAACGTTATGAGGCTGAATACTCTCTGATGAGATGGTTTGACGATATTCAGAATGATTTTGCTGCTCGTGCCGATTGGGCCGTCACGGATACGTATGAAGGAGCCAATCATAATCCGTCATTAACAATTAAGGAAGGATTGGACCTGTCCGTCAGTCCGGGTGAGAAAGTAACCCTTCATGCAGAAGGCCAAGACCCGGATGGGGATCAACTGACTTACAAATGGTGGAGATATTTTGAAGCAGATACGTACAAAGATTCCAACGTCCAGGAGGAGAAAGTCCAGCCTGAGATGGCGGGAGACTTGCAGCTTGGATTGCATCGTGAACTGGCAAAGGGTGAGAAGCTGGATACAATACAATTAGAGGACAGTGATACCAATGCTGTAACGTTCACGGTACCTGACGATGCCAAATCGGGCGATACCATTCATATCGTAGCGGAAGTACAGGATGATGGGGAGCACCAGTTGAAGCATTATCAACGTGTGATATTGACTGTAAAATGA
- a CDS encoding DUF1697 domain-containing protein has product MIYVALLRGINVGGNNKINMKQLKETFEQAGLLDVVTYINSGNIVFADHQERVDANTELSQILEQAIAVDFGLQIKVMVRNLDEVRTVIQALPEDWTNDATAKSDVMFLWDEVNDASVLDKLPIKPEIGTLLYVPGAILYSVSKELVTKSGMNKLIGSKVYKYMTVRNVNTTRQIYKLMQAAAER; this is encoded by the coding sequence ATGATTTATGTTGCTTTGCTTCGGGGCATTAATGTGGGCGGGAATAACAAAATCAATATGAAACAGTTAAAAGAAACCTTTGAGCAAGCTGGCTTGCTGGATGTGGTGACATATATCAACTCAGGCAATATTGTCTTTGCCGATCATCAGGAACGCGTGGATGCGAATACGGAATTATCCCAAATTCTTGAACAAGCCATAGCTGTCGATTTTGGCTTACAGATCAAAGTGATGGTACGTAATCTGGATGAAGTCCGAACTGTTATTCAAGCACTACCGGAGGACTGGACGAATGATGCCACGGCCAAAAGTGATGTCATGTTCCTCTGGGATGAAGTGAATGATGCTTCAGTTCTGGACAAACTGCCCATCAAACCGGAGATCGGCACATTGCTATATGTTCCCGGAGCTATTTTATATTCCGTCAGTAAAGAACTTGTCACCAAAAGTGGTATGAACAAGCTCATAGGCTCCAAGGTCTACAAATATATGACGGTCCGGAACGTGAACACGACCCGCCAGATTTACAAGCTGATGCAAGCTGCAGCTGAGAGATGA
- a CDS encoding Imm50 family immunity protein, whose product MNQEPAWNVSIKSVEREEFYFAPNTGWQVKVPTFRVHFNTDCELRLHAQDQILITVGEVGTADWTAFIGMAIECGPDSILLYTNPQYESRLVEAWQFEMVFSPLNSIEGAQNVIDTLGFFPPFHYDELTNVKLENADQGARYEHLSLTITHTSTDGLEQPLDFNFEDVQFKNISPAEERNVCLQLSFAYEGEQIGVQLDAMTGFAATFLCRKVVVQLG is encoded by the coding sequence ATGAATCAGGAGCCGGCATGGAACGTTAGCATAAAATCTGTGGAGCGGGAGGAATTTTATTTTGCCCCGAATACGGGATGGCAGGTGAAGGTACCCACCTTCCGAGTACACTTCAATACAGACTGCGAATTAAGGCTGCATGCTCAAGATCAGATTTTGATAACTGTTGGTGAGGTTGGAACAGCAGACTGGACCGCATTTATTGGAATGGCAATAGAATGCGGACCTGATTCGATCCTGCTGTACACAAATCCCCAGTATGAGTCACGATTGGTGGAAGCCTGGCAGTTTGAAATGGTCTTCTCACCACTTAATTCCATTGAAGGTGCCCAGAACGTAATCGATACGTTGGGGTTCTTCCCACCCTTTCACTACGATGAACTAACAAATGTGAAGCTGGAAAATGCGGATCAAGGCGCTAGGTATGAACATCTGTCCCTGACGATTACTCATACTTCCACAGACGGGTTGGAACAGCCCCTCGACTTTAATTTTGAAGATGTGCAGTTTAAGAACATCTCTCCCGCCGAGGAAAGAAATGTCTGCTTGCAGCTCAGCTTCGCTTACGAAGGTGAACAGATTGGCGTGCAACTGGACGCAATGACCGGATTCGCAGCGACATTTCTATGCCGCAAAGTTGTGGTTCAGTTAGGTTAA
- a CDS encoding MFS transporter, giving the protein MNRIRGSIFFSVFAAMLGLMLIAPIMPPLIRELGMKESHSGLIISLGSIAMAVMGPVWGRFSDLKGRKPIILIGFIGMSISCALFALAMYSGLNAWIGGGLLLTLLIVTRSLIGMFIPAVLSSSQAYMGDVTEGKERGSGMALISAANGLGLVFGPAIAGAFTIIGLLWPLYFGIFIAVAAFIIALLLIPAAKPVIQEKAPKVNPLQRGLRMYLAAGLVTMIGIMTLQVVGGFYFQDQLALSPGATARMVSFGLMFSGAAMLIMQVIQMKWLKWQPRPMILLGSLFLLTSMVLFLISSQLVAYYLSFFLFGMGSGLMMPGFMAGASLSVSKEQQGGAAGLVAAIQGISAVITPLLTTTLYQVDKHIPFMLVALLVLVMGAVMLGVRKNQTHSVAG; this is encoded by the coding sequence GTGAACAGAATTAGAGGAAGTATCTTTTTTAGCGTATTTGCAGCCATGTTGGGTCTTATGCTTATTGCTCCCATTATGCCGCCGCTTATTCGTGAGCTGGGGATGAAAGAAAGTCATTCCGGGCTAATTATTTCACTCGGGTCCATCGCCATGGCTGTGATGGGTCCGGTATGGGGCAGATTCAGTGATCTGAAAGGCAGAAAACCCATCATATTGATTGGATTCATAGGCATGTCCATAAGCTGTGCGTTGTTTGCATTGGCGATGTATAGTGGATTAAATGCGTGGATCGGAGGGGGCCTGCTGTTAACTCTTCTGATTGTAACACGGAGCTTGATCGGTATGTTTATTCCGGCAGTGCTATCCTCCTCTCAGGCGTATATGGGCGATGTGACGGAAGGAAAGGAACGAGGGAGCGGGATGGCACTGATTAGCGCCGCCAATGGGCTGGGACTTGTATTTGGTCCTGCGATAGCAGGTGCTTTTACGATTATCGGTCTGCTGTGGCCGCTTTATTTTGGTATTTTTATTGCGGTAGCGGCGTTTATTATCGCTTTGTTGCTCATTCCTGCTGCCAAACCGGTCATTCAGGAGAAAGCGCCCAAGGTTAACCCGCTCCAACGCGGTTTGCGTATGTATCTTGCTGCCGGGTTGGTTACAATGATTGGTATTATGACGTTACAGGTTGTGGGTGGATTTTATTTTCAGGATCAGCTCGCATTATCTCCAGGAGCTACAGCCAGAATGGTCTCATTCGGACTCATGTTCTCCGGAGCTGCAATGCTGATTATGCAGGTAATTCAGATGAAGTGGTTGAAATGGCAGCCGCGGCCAATGATTTTGCTCGGGTCCCTTTTTCTGCTCACAAGCATGGTTTTGTTTCTGATTTCCAGTCAATTGGTAGCCTATTATCTCTCATTCTTCCTGTTCGGCATGGGTTCGGGTCTGATGATGCCTGGTTTCATGGCGGGAGCTTCTCTTTCGGTCAGCAAAGAACAGCAGGGTGGCGCAGCCGGATTGGTTGCAGCGATTCAGGGCATATCTGCCGTGATTACCCCTTTACTGACAACAACGCTGTATCAGGTGGATAAACATATTCCCTTCATGCTGGTAGCCCTGTTGGTTCTCGTCATGGGTGCAGTCATGCTGGGGGTGAGGAAAAATCAAACCCATTCCGTTGCCGGGTAA
- a CDS encoding helix-turn-helix transcriptional regulator, with protein MGFDSLAVVYQHYLTQEPFSQQDENTYLLSAKAGSGNIKRVTTYSGIEIVYSQIKYSEPCSTFFASNIPIIELQFALSGARYVDISGQEYTLATGQGALIMMRDFEAWFHPPALENYTSFAIGIPISLFNYAGAQLATSQSIRFQDILGHCVFKPIIFQLDHRIRTMIDSLIGELNNPYRSSLMMEATALEILNRFMIQLFDLAPIPSGFSREDIRKLHTAREIMEACMVDPPSLLALSKQVGLNDFKLKKGFKALFGTTVFEYLRQIRLDNAMKLLRSQQNNVTEAAIAVGYSNISAFSQQFYRKFGVKPSEMKKIY; from the coding sequence ATGGGTTTCGATTCGTTAGCTGTCGTATACCAGCATTACTTAACGCAGGAACCATTCAGTCAGCAAGATGAAAATACGTACCTGCTCTCTGCTAAAGCGGGCAGTGGCAATATAAAAAGAGTAACCACGTATAGTGGTATCGAAATTGTGTATTCTCAGATTAAATATAGTGAACCGTGCTCTACGTTCTTTGCGTCGAATATTCCCATCATTGAGCTTCAATTCGCATTGTCAGGTGCGCGTTACGTAGATATATCTGGTCAGGAATATACGCTGGCCACTGGGCAGGGAGCACTCATTATGATGCGTGATTTTGAAGCCTGGTTTCATCCACCTGCACTGGAGAATTATACTTCTTTTGCTATCGGAATTCCTATCTCATTGTTTAATTATGCGGGCGCTCAATTGGCAACGAGCCAGTCCATTCGGTTTCAGGACATTTTAGGACATTGTGTGTTCAAACCGATCATATTTCAGCTGGATCACAGAATTCGAACGATGATTGACAGTCTGATTGGGGAATTGAACAACCCCTATAGATCTTCCTTAATGATGGAAGCGACCGCATTGGAGATATTGAATCGGTTTATGATTCAGCTATTTGATCTGGCACCTATCCCTTCGGGATTTTCCAGAGAGGATATACGGAAGTTGCATACTGCCCGAGAGATTATGGAGGCATGCATGGTGGACCCTCCGTCCCTGCTGGCGTTGTCCAAACAGGTGGGTCTAAACGATTTTAAATTGAAAAAAGGATTCAAGGCGTTATTCGGCACTACCGTATTTGAATATTTGCGCCAGATTCGTCTGGATAACGCCATGAAATTGCTGCGCAGCCAGCAGAACAACGTTACTGAGGCAGCGATAGCAGTTGGTTACAGCAATATCAGTGCCTTTTCCCAGCAATTCTATCGCAAATTCGGCGTGAAGCCATCGGAAATGAAAAAAATATATTAA
- a CDS encoding carboxylesterase family protein codes for MKHKQDQGFKPQTLQQTKYGAIDGKTYEQYGTLGWLGVPYAAPPVGELRWKAPREPDSWTGTRTTKEFAASSLQLSGETIAGSEDSLYLNIWRPNTTSSKLPIVVFLHGGGNMTGSGKDFQGEQLARNTNSIILSVNYRLGALGFFRNAALKTGNALDDSGNYGLLDAFRALQWVQDNIEGFGGDTGNVTLAGQSAGARDVLAALVSPLSKGLFQKLAAFSGGLTTAAPEEGERKSEDTIVKLLVQEGKVTSIEHARTWIGKQSQAQMASYLRELPADKLVTAYGSTAIRMQPFPHLFHDGTVIPKEGFDAINSGNYAQVPVLLGSLETEFSSFAFGDPNFVLSIQDETLFTDETKAKEYNAALKYGSEAYAGFNAERVAERLTSEVGRPPVYAYRFAWGTQPGVISERLQTLMGAPHGADMDFYTGHTDGVAALFPEGYFSEQNKPGREALSAAMAAYLKQFLYTGNPGRGGSSERAEWTPWTKDAGAPIMRLDASNTTAVIGMSTQYNGGKDAVIAKMKKELPDETYKLLTEQVFAGRFFWE; via the coding sequence ATGAAACATAAACAGGATCAGGGGTTCAAACCTCAAACATTGCAGCAGACGAAATATGGAGCCATTGACGGCAAAACCTATGAACAATACGGTACGCTCGGCTGGCTAGGCGTTCCTTATGCAGCACCTCCGGTAGGTGAATTACGCTGGAAAGCGCCGCGTGAACCGGATTCATGGACAGGCACTCGAACAACCAAGGAATTTGCTGCGAGCAGCTTGCAGTTATCCGGCGAAACGATAGCCGGAAGTGAAGACTCACTGTATCTCAATATTTGGCGTCCGAATACAACCAGTTCGAAGCTTCCGATTGTGGTGTTTTTGCACGGCGGCGGGAATATGACCGGATCAGGTAAGGATTTTCAGGGTGAACAGCTTGCACGTAACACGAATAGCATTATCTTATCGGTGAACTATCGTTTGGGAGCTCTTGGGTTCTTTCGAAACGCGGCATTGAAAACCGGAAATGCTCTTGATGATTCGGGCAACTATGGATTACTTGATGCATTCCGTGCACTGCAGTGGGTACAGGATAATATCGAGGGCTTTGGCGGAGATACAGGAAATGTTACTTTGGCCGGGCAGTCGGCCGGAGCGCGTGATGTTCTGGCAGCGTTAGTCTCGCCGCTAAGCAAAGGGTTATTTCAGAAATTAGCTGCTTTCAGTGGTGGTCTGACCACGGCTGCACCGGAAGAAGGCGAGCGAAAATCCGAGGATACAATTGTGAAATTACTCGTGCAAGAGGGAAAAGTGACCTCTATCGAACATGCGAGAACATGGATCGGTAAGCAGTCTCAGGCACAGATGGCGAGTTATTTGCGTGAGTTGCCTGCAGATAAACTGGTCACTGCATATGGTTCAACGGCAATTCGTATGCAGCCATTCCCACATTTGTTCCATGACGGGACAGTCATTCCAAAAGAAGGCTTTGATGCCATCAACAGCGGTAATTATGCACAAGTGCCTGTTTTGCTCGGCAGTTTGGAAACCGAGTTTTCCAGCTTTGCCTTTGGTGATCCAAACTTTGTACTTTCCATTCAAGATGAAACTCTGTTTACAGATGAAACCAAGGCCAAAGAGTATAACGCAGCTCTGAAATACGGCAGTGAGGCTTATGCAGGCTTCAATGCAGAGCGGGTAGCTGAACGCCTGACGAGTGAAGTGGGACGGCCACCTGTATATGCCTATCGTTTTGCATGGGGCACACAACCTGGGGTCATTTCCGAAAGACTGCAAACATTAATGGGCGCGCCGCATGGCGCGGATATGGACTTTTACACAGGACACACAGACGGTGTCGCCGCCCTTTTCCCTGAAGGTTATTTTAGTGAACAAAACAAACCTGGCCGTGAGGCATTGTCTGCCGCGATGGCAGCATACTTGAAGCAATTCCTCTATACAGGCAACCCGGGTCGTGGTGGATCGTCAGAACGGGCTGAATGGACACCTTGGACAAAAGATGCCGGAGCACCAATCATGCGCTTGGACGCAAGCAATACTACCGCAGTGATTGGCATGTCTACACAATATAATGGAGGCAAGGATGCCGTAATAGCTAAAATGAAAAAAGAATTGCCAGACGAGACATACAAGTTGCTGACGGAGCAGGTATTTGCCGGACGTTTTTTCTGGGAATAA